Proteins found in one Mytilus trossulus isolate FHL-02 unplaced genomic scaffold, PNRI_Mtr1.1.1.hap1 h1tg000233l__unscaffolded, whole genome shotgun sequence genomic segment:
- the LOC134701207 gene encoding uncharacterized protein LOC134701207, which yields MVLRCILILIFVPFTLSNPTGCTYSTDILLYSCDSRLWVLPLDYSQFTVQPQRLLIKDMSGELAASAPNGPVFSGFSAINTALFDVRFPPSLHIMCVANGFLMMVKDAFQDFGWVEELIIQDCDILSLPAQVFAHFGDLNSLIIEGGSMDAMVADTFYGLNVNKMSSAVTPKGELILRNTEIIGGALPYGGLFTQSNVSTIVLDNIHLSSLRTDTFYNNLKLTNLSISYNALTSIPDNLFIQSQSLQYVRIYGIPWACACSSLGFIPYVINNNITLEGDIICTSPANYANQRAAVYYVTNCISYDVCAGQTGFVSGGKCITVLDIISYVLFVLNTIIACIAFGLVLHLFLRLKEIKDKRRGFMLRRMFGVEQAKTKTFNVVKPRDPSFD from the exons ATGGTTCTCCGATGCATTTTGATACTGATATTTGTACCTTTTACACTTTCTAATCCGACCGGATGTACGTACAGTACAGACATTCTGTTATATTCCTGCGACAGCCGATTATGGGTGTTACCTCTCGATTATTCCCAGTTTACGGTGCAGCCACAGAGACTTCTGATCAAAGACATGTCCGGAGAGCTTGCAGCATCTGCTCCTAATGGACCCGTGTTTAGTGGCTTCAGTGCGATCAATACTGCATTATTTGATGTAAGATTCCCGCCATCTTTACACATAATGTGTGTCGCTAATGGCTTTCTCATGATGGTAAAAGATGCATTTCAAGATTTTGGATGGGTTGAAGAACTGATTATACAGGATTGTGACATTCTTTCGCTCCCCGCGCAAGTGTTCGCACATTTTGGTGATCTGAATTCTTTAATCATAGAAGGTGGTTCAATGGATGCTATGGTCGCAGACACTTTCTATGGATTAAATGTCAACAAAATGTCGTCTGCTGTCACACCCAAAGGGGAACTTATACTTCGGAACACTGAAATTATTGGCGGTGCTTTGCCATACGGCGGTCTCTTCACTCAAAGCAATGTATCAACCATAGTACTAGACAACATACACCTGAGCTCTCTTCGTACAGATACATTCTATAATAACCTTAAACTTACCAATTTATCTATAAGTTACAACGCCTTAACAAGTATTCCAGACAATCTGTTTATCCAGTCACAATCTTTACAATACGTTCGGATATACGGCATACCTTGGGCGTGTGCATGCAGCTCTCTCGGGTTTATACCTTATGTCATCAACAATAACATCACTTTGGAAGGAGATATAATTTGTACATCGCCTGCGAATTATGCAA atCAGAGAGCAGCAGTTTATTATGTCACCAACTGTATAAGTTATGATGTTTGTGCTGGGCAAACAG GTTTTGTAAGTGGTGGAAAATGTATAACTGTGTTAGATATCATAAGCTATGTATTATTCGTTCTCAATACTATCATAGCTTGTATAGCCTTTGGTCTCGTGTTGCATCTTTTCCTCCGACTTAAAGAAATTAAAGACAAAAGAAGAGGCTTTATGCTACGGAGAATGTTTGGTGTTGAGCAGGCCAAGACTAAaactttcaatgttgtcaagCCACGGGACCCTTCATTTGACTAA